A region of Diceros bicornis minor isolate mBicDic1 chromosome 31, mDicBic1.mat.cur, whole genome shotgun sequence DNA encodes the following proteins:
- the POLR2L gene encoding DNA-directed RNA polymerases I, II, and III subunit RPABC5 encodes MIIPVRCFTCGKIVGNKWEAYLGLLQAEYTEGDALDALGLKRYCCRRMLLAHVDLIEKLLNYAPLEK; translated from the exons ATGATCATCCCTGTGCGCTGTTTTACGTGCGGCAAGATCGTCGGCAACAAGTGGGAGGCCTACCTGGGGCTGCTGCAGGCCGAGTACACCGAGGG GGACGCCCTGGATGCTCTGGGCCTGAAGCGCTACTGCTGCCGCCGCATGCTGCTGGCCCATGTGGACCTGATCGAGAAGCTGCTCAATTATGCGCCCCTGGAGAAGTGA
- the CD151 gene encoding LOW QUALITY PROTEIN: CD151 antigen (The sequence of the model RefSeq protein was modified relative to this genomic sequence to represent the inferred CDS: deleted 1 base in 1 codon), protein MGEFNEKTTCGTVCLKYLLFTFNCCFWLAGLAVMAVGIWTLALKSDYISLLASGTYLATAYILVVAGIVVMVTGVLGCCATFKERRNLLRLYFILLLIIFLLEIIAGVLAYVYYQQLNAELKENLKDTMIRRYHQPGHEGVTSAVDKLQQEFHCCGSNNSQDWQDSEWIRSGEAGGRVVPDSCCKTVVAGCGKRDHASNIYRVEGGCISKLETFIQEHLRIIGAVGIGIACVQIFGMIFTCCLYKSLKLEHY, encoded by the exons ATGGGCGAGTTCAATGAGAAGACGACATGCGGCACCGTCTGCCTCAAGTACCTGCTCTTCACTTTCAACTGCTGCTTCTGG CTGGCTGGTCTGGCCGTCATGGCAGTGGGCATCTGGACGCTGGCCCTCAAGAGTGACTACATCAGCCTGCTGGCCTCGGGCACCTACCTGGCCACAGCCTACATCCTGGTGGTGGCTGGTATTGTTGTCATGGTGACTGGTGTCCTGGGCTGCTGCGCCACCTTCAAGGAGCGGCGGAACCTGCTGCGCCTG TACTTCATCCTGCTCCTCATCATCTTTCTGCTGGAGATCATTGCTGGCGTTCTGGCCTACGTGTACTACCAGCAG CTGAACGCGGAGCTGAAGGAGAACCTGAAGGACACCATGATCAGGCGG TACCACCAGCCAGGCCACGAGGGCGTGACCAGCGCCGTGGACAAGCTGCAGCAGGAG TTCCACTGCTGTGGCAGCAACAACTCCCAGGACTGGCAGGACAGCGAGTGGATCCGCTCTGGCGAGGCGGGCGGCCGTGTGGTCCCCGACAGCTGCTGCAAGACCGTGGTGGCGGGCTGCGGGAAGCGGGACCACGCCTCCAACATCTACAGGGTGGAG ggcggctgcatcagcaagctggagaccttcATCCAGGAGCACCTGAGGATCATCGGGGCTGTGGGCATCGGCATCGCCTGCGTGCAG ATCTTTGGCATGATCTTCACGTGCTGCCTGTACAAGAGCCTGAAGCTGGAGCACTACTGA